A genomic segment from Luteolibacter ambystomatis encodes:
- a CDS encoding CsbD family protein, with amino-acid sequence MNKQQIKGGWNVLKGRLKKAYADLTDDDLKHAEGNLDELVGIIQQRVGRRQEEIRREVEDMLG; translated from the coding sequence ATGAACAAGCAACAAATCAAAGGCGGCTGGAACGTCCTGAAAGGGCGTCTCAAAAAGGCATATGCCGATCTCACGGATGACGATCTCAAGCATGCCGAGGGCAACCTCGACGAGCTGGTAGGCATCATCCAGCAGCGCGTCGGCCGCCGTCAGGAGGAAATCCGCCGCGAGGTGGAGGACATGCTTGGCTGA
- a CDS encoding Dps family protein, translating into MSTILKETVKIGLSKDSRQKGADVLAAILANQHVLYMKTRNFHWNLTGFRFKTLHTFFEEQYEALAKAIDQTAERMRMLGAVAPGSMAEMLKAATLAERPGALIDGEEALKLLHADHETVIRDLREAIDTFDEKCHDVGTADFLTGLIRAHENLAWMLRSFIE; encoded by the coding sequence ATGAGCACCATTCTAAAAGAAACCGTGAAGATCGGCCTCTCAAAAGACTCACGTCAGAAGGGGGCCGATGTTCTCGCCGCCATCCTCGCCAACCAGCACGTCCTCTATATGAAGACGCGCAACTTCCACTGGAACCTGACCGGTTTCCGGTTCAAGACGCTCCACACTTTTTTTGAGGAGCAATACGAGGCGCTCGCCAAGGCGATCGACCAGACCGCCGAGCGTATGCGCATGCTGGGCGCGGTGGCTCCTGGATCGATGGCGGAGATGCTGAAAGCTGCCACGCTGGCCGAGCGGCCTGGCGCACTGATCGATGGAGAGGAAGCCCTGAAGCTGCTTCATGCCGACCATGAGACCGTCATCCGGGATCTCCGCGAGGCCATCGACACCTTCGATGAGAAATGTCACGACGTGGGAACGGCGGATTTCCTGACAGGCTTGATCCGCGCCCACGAAAATCTCGCATGGATGCTCCGCAGCTTCATTGAGTAA
- a CDS encoding sensor histidine kinase yields the protein MLRQRLLLALSALVILLLGVGTAGLLLLRGASTEFDTKLRKSISLLNAEKQLRIETSSINSRYVAPLGFAFARVPERKSYDDHAKLLRESLKVLQDAQSDDGTDGAVRQLTTACEEYLEFYENFFARYPTEQQTRAEALQNVSRLTQKITDASQIVGKLYEQQLKNTTTNLRNRSADSNFFVFFLMLLGVFIAVLIYFHLARAIVDPVVSLAHSIQEVKRGNFELSLPEPAVQNELSSLIPAFNDMAGELRQRRRETDERLLHTNLQNRAILTAIPVPVFVLREDSCIDQLNPAAEVLQARLGVVGRLPAGLQSLFEDCVRHRRNYLPDDIREAALFRIDEEEHYFLPRIFRFSAEQGDGVWWAVLLMDVTRFRWLDEMKTNLLATVSHEIKTPLTGIRMVLHLLLEGRTGGLTPIQQNMVGSARDDCERLLVTLKRLLDLVRVESGASQLQLRPMDIMESVERARQLFTSLAVERECEIVVEKEDELPMVNGDSVRLDEVVQNLLSNALKHGPKGQPVTVRLTSRPDGRFVRMSVIDQGPGIPEELRGRIFDKFFRISNSKDKADGVGLGLSISREIVLAHDGRIGLVDREDGFTEFHVDLPMAHYQEQEHE from the coding sequence ATGCTACGCCAACGTCTGCTCCTCGCACTCAGCGCCCTCGTCATCCTTCTCCTCGGAGTAGGAACGGCGGGGTTGTTGCTGTTGCGCGGAGCCTCGACGGAGTTCGACACCAAGCTCAGGAAGTCGATCAGTCTTCTCAATGCGGAGAAGCAGCTTCGGATCGAAACCTCGTCCATCAACAGCCGTTACGTCGCCCCCCTCGGGTTCGCCTTCGCGCGGGTGCCGGAACGGAAGTCCTATGACGATCACGCGAAGCTGCTGAGGGAATCGCTCAAGGTGCTTCAGGATGCCCAGAGCGATGATGGTACGGATGGGGCGGTGCGCCAGCTCACCACGGCGTGTGAGGAGTACCTGGAGTTCTACGAGAATTTCTTCGCCCGCTACCCGACCGAACAGCAGACGCGTGCGGAAGCCTTGCAGAATGTTTCCCGCCTGACCCAGAAGATCACGGACGCGTCGCAGATCGTCGGAAAGCTGTACGAGCAACAGCTCAAGAACACGACGACGAACCTCCGCAACCGTTCGGCGGACAGCAATTTTTTCGTCTTCTTCCTGATGTTGCTCGGCGTGTTCATCGCCGTGCTCATCTACTTCCACCTTGCGCGCGCGATCGTGGATCCGGTGGTGAGCCTCGCGCATTCGATCCAGGAAGTGAAACGCGGCAACTTCGAGCTGAGCCTGCCGGAGCCCGCGGTTCAGAACGAACTCTCGTCGTTGATTCCGGCGTTCAATGACATGGCAGGCGAACTCCGCCAGCGCCGCCGCGAGACGGACGAGCGCCTGCTGCACACCAACCTCCAGAACCGTGCCATCCTCACGGCCATTCCGGTGCCGGTATTCGTGTTGCGCGAGGATTCCTGTATCGACCAGCTCAATCCGGCGGCGGAAGTGCTTCAGGCACGGCTCGGTGTCGTGGGCCGCCTGCCCGCCGGCTTGCAATCCCTTTTCGAGGACTGCGTGCGCCACCGCCGCAATTATCTGCCGGATGATATCCGCGAGGCGGCCCTCTTCCGCATCGATGAGGAGGAGCATTATTTCCTGCCCCGCATCTTCCGCTTTTCCGCGGAGCAGGGGGATGGCGTGTGGTGGGCGGTGCTGCTGATGGATGTCACCCGCTTCCGCTGGTTGGACGAGATGAAGACCAATCTGCTCGCCACGGTCAGCCACGAGATCAAAACCCCGCTCACCGGCATCCGCATGGTGCTGCACCTCCTGTTGGAAGGCCGCACCGGCGGACTCACCCCGATCCAGCAGAACATGGTGGGATCCGCCCGCGACGATTGCGAGCGGCTGCTTGTCACCCTGAAGCGTCTTCTCGATCTGGTCCGGGTTGAAAGTGGTGCCAGCCAGCTCCAGCTCCGCCCGATGGATATCATGGAGTCGGTGGAACGTGCCCGCCAGCTTTTCACCAGTCTCGCCGTGGAACGCGAATGCGAGATCGTGGTGGAGAAGGAGGATGAATTGCCGATGGTCAACGGTGATTCCGTCCGTCTGGACGAGGTGGTTCAGAACCTGCTTTCCAACGCCCTCAAACATGGCCCGAAGGGGCAGCCGGTGACGGTGCGGCTCACCTCGCGCCCGGACGGGCGTTTTGTGCGCATGTCGGTGATCGACCAGGGGCCTGGCATTCCAGAGGAACTCCGCGGGCGCATCTTCGACAAGTTTTTCCGCATTTCCAATTCCAAGGACAAGGCGGATGGTGTCGGATTGGGATTGTCGATTTCCCGCGAGATCGTATTGGCCCATGATGGCCGCATCGGGCTGGTCGATCGTGAGGACGGCTTCACCGAGTTCCACGTCGATCTGCCGATGGCCCACTACCAGGAGCAAGAACATGAGTGA
- a CDS encoding response regulator, with amino-acid sequence MSESGQHRSILIVDDEPTLRMAFSLALADEHTRVEEAVDGAQALLKLSERAFDLVLMDLRMPLLSGLEAVARLRARGNHCPVILCSAYLTVDDALLALRYGVVDFLAKPVELTRLREVVNGVLLPGSGPMWNALDRARRMEFHEALATLLPVVAEDEEIRIWLETFRWLASPDQQQPGGFFDASVGRARVERLVLAS; translated from the coding sequence ATGAGTGAATCCGGTCAGCACCGATCCATTCTCATCGTGGACGACGAGCCCACGCTGCGGATGGCATTCTCCCTTGCGCTGGCCGATGAACACACCCGGGTGGAGGAAGCGGTGGACGGCGCGCAGGCCCTCCTGAAGCTGTCCGAGCGGGCATTCGACCTGGTGCTGATGGATCTCCGCATGCCTCTCCTCAGCGGCTTGGAAGCGGTGGCGCGGCTGCGGGCTCGTGGCAATCATTGCCCGGTCATCCTGTGCAGCGCGTACCTCACGGTGGATGACGCCCTGCTCGCGCTGCGATATGGAGTCGTGGATTTCCTGGCGAAACCGGTCGAGCTCACACGGTTGAGAGAGGTGGTGAATGGCGTCCTTCTTCCCGGCTCGGGACCGATGTGGAATGCGCTGGATCGTGCGAGGCGGATGGAATTCCATGAGGCGCTTGCGACGCTTCTTCCGGTCGTCGCCGAGGACGAGGAGATCCGGATCTGGCTGGAGACATTCCGCTGGCTGGCCTCTCCGGACCAGCAGCAGCCGGGCGGCTTCTTCGACGCCTCCGTCGGGCGGGCCCGGGTGGAGCGGCTGGTTCTGGCCTCCTGA
- a CDS encoding sigma-54-dependent transcriptional regulator yields the protein MDILIVDDERSVRQAITFALEAEDHYVESAEDGATALKRVKEASFQLVFLDLRLGAEDGLDVLKKILEIKPDQLVVMFTAHASIQTAVKATQLGAFDFLEKPFLPEQVRAILVKADKALRTQGEVRELKQTVVALKSEVKSDRVPLHFDSEDQLTKDAIDILFRAAGTPASVLILGESGTGKSVIAREVHERSLLRDKPLVTISCPSLSKELLESELFGHVRGAFTGAVKDKTGKVATADGGTLFLDEIGELPMEIQSKLLRLLQEREYERVGDNKTFKANVRVIAATNRDLKQCVVEGTFREDLYYRLNVIAVTIPPLRERKRDLKQFAKRYLDHFSKQIGRAYDGIDGTGWDAILRHGWPGNLRELRNAIERAVILARGKTISAVDLPAPTLVTGTNGSANGSPDGVKVGDQVKLDDLEAAHIRSVLSWAPSLQEAAEILGIDKATLYRKRKRLDLD from the coding sequence ATGGACATTCTTATCGTAGACGATGAGCGCTCGGTGCGACAGGCGATCACATTCGCCCTGGAGGCGGAGGACCACTACGTCGAATCGGCGGAGGATGGCGCCACCGCGCTGAAGCGCGTGAAGGAGGCTTCGTTCCAGCTGGTGTTCCTTGACCTCCGGTTGGGTGCCGAGGACGGGCTGGACGTGCTCAAGAAGATTCTCGAGATCAAACCCGATCAACTGGTGGTCATGTTCACCGCCCATGCGTCGATCCAGACCGCGGTGAAAGCCACCCAGCTCGGGGCGTTCGACTTCCTGGAGAAGCCCTTCCTGCCTGAGCAGGTCCGGGCCATTCTGGTGAAGGCGGACAAGGCCCTCCGCACCCAGGGGGAGGTCCGGGAGCTCAAGCAGACGGTGGTGGCGCTGAAGAGCGAGGTGAAGTCGGACCGCGTGCCGCTCCACTTCGATTCCGAGGACCAGTTGACGAAGGACGCGATCGACATCCTGTTCCGCGCGGCCGGCACGCCGGCTTCGGTACTCATTCTCGGGGAAAGCGGCACCGGGAAGAGCGTGATCGCCCGCGAGGTACACGAGCGCAGCCTGCTCCGTGACAAGCCGCTGGTGACGATCAGTTGCCCCAGCCTTTCGAAGGAATTGCTGGAAAGCGAACTCTTCGGCCACGTCCGTGGCGCGTTCACCGGCGCGGTGAAGGACAAGACCGGCAAGGTGGCCACTGCCGATGGCGGCACGCTGTTCCTCGATGAGATCGGCGAACTGCCGATGGAGATCCAGTCGAAGCTGCTGCGTCTGCTCCAGGAGCGCGAATACGAACGGGTGGGGGACAACAAGACTTTCAAGGCCAACGTCCGCGTCATCGCCGCGACCAACCGCGATCTCAAACAGTGCGTCGTGGAGGGCACATTCCGTGAGGACCTCTATTACCGTCTCAACGTGATCGCGGTGACCATTCCGCCGCTCCGCGAACGCAAGCGCGACCTCAAGCAGTTCGCCAAGCGTTACCTCGATCACTTCTCGAAGCAGATCGGCCGCGCCTATGATGGCATCGATGGGACCGGCTGGGATGCGATCCTCCGCCACGGCTGGCCGGGCAACCTGCGCGAACTCCGCAATGCGATCGAGCGTGCGGTGATCCTGGCACGCGGCAAAACCATTTCGGCCGTCGATCTTCCGGCCCCCACCCTTGTCACCGGCACCAACGGTTCCGCCAATGGCTCTCCGGATGGCGTGAAGGTGGGTGACCAGGTGAAGCTCGACGATCTGGAGGCGGCCCACATCCGCAGCGTGTTGAGCTGGGCCCCCAGCCTCCAGGAAGCCGCCGAGATCCTCGGCATCGACAAGGCCACCCTCTACCGCAAACGCAAGCGGCTGGATCTCGACTGA